In the Fusarium oxysporum f. sp. lycopersici 4287 chromosome 9, whole genome shotgun sequence genome, one interval contains:
- a CDS encoding 26S proteasome regulatory subunit rpn-8: MNDMFKKVNAREKLIGWYHTGPKLRASDLEINELFKRYTPNPLLVIVDVQPKESGVPTDAYFAVDEIKDDGTTTARTFVHTPSVIEAEEAEEIGVEHLLRDIRDVAAGTLSTRVTNQLQSLQGLHLRLRDIGTYLQKVLDKQLPVNHAILGNLQDVFNLLPNLSTPEGDGKSGGGELAYAMSVKTNDQLMAIYLSSLIRAITAFHDLIENKIQNRQQQEEKEAKKEEINGKDEKKEGANGSSGDSKEGAEKDKENKETKK; the protein is encoded by the exons ATGAACGACatgttcaagaaggtcaacgCCCGAGAGAAGCTCATAGGATGGTACCACACTGGTCCCAAGCTACGTGCATCCGATTTGGAAATCAACGAACTCTTCAAGCGCTACACACCCAACCCTCTGCTCGTTATTGTCGATGTTCAGCCCAAGGAGTCGGGAGTTCCTACAGATGCTTACTTCGCCGTtgacgagatcaaggac GACGGCACAACCACTGCCCGAACATTTGTTCACACTCCTTCCGTTATCGAGGCtgaggaagcagaggagaTTGGCGTTGAGCACCTGCTAAGAGATATCCGCGATGTGGCCGCCGGCACATTGTCCACACGAGTCACAAACCAGCTTCAATCACTCCAGGGCTTGCACCTGCGCCTTCGAGATATCGGCACATACCTCCAGAAGGTTCTCGACAAGCAACTACCAGTAAACCACGCGATCCTCGGAAATTTGCAGGATGTCTTCAACCTGCTGCCTAATCTCTCGACACCCGAAGGAGATGGCAAGTCTGGCGGTGGCGAGTTGGCATATGCGATGAGCGTCAAGACCAACGACCAGCTTATGGCTATTTACCTGAGCAGTCTGATCCGCGCCATCACAGCATTCCACGATCTGATTGAGAACAAGATCCAGAACAGACAACagcaggaggagaaggaggctaagaaggaagagatcaatggcaaggatgagaagaaggagggcgCCAATGGTTCAAGTGGTGATTCCAAGGAGGGCGCGgaaaaggacaaggagaacaaggagaCTAAGAAATAA
- a CDS encoding coproporphyrinogen III oxidase, translating to MAARRPSQRLAAYLASPSTRFPRTQFASTRRWLSSSAGPKASRTSYFNYSPLWLAAVALGTVAPLAYKMAEMEPINADPSTLADRDAQKKRESGVNEDSPMRLRMEKFIREQQALIVAELERVDGKKFRKDEWERPNGGGGTTCVLQEGNVFEKAGLGVSVVYGSLPKPAIEKMRANHKTIDPNMESIDFFAAGLSMVLHPYNPMAPTVHLNYRYFETANPDGTSQAWWFGGGCDLTPSYLFDEDAIHFHKTIKAACDAHDKDYYPRFKKWCDEYFYNKHRGEARGIGGIFFDDLDETERDRENTFSFVQDCLKAFLPSYIPIIEKRKDMPYTEAEKDWQQLRRGKYVEFNLVHDRGTAFGLNTPGSRVESILMSLPLTAGWKYMHEPEPKSREQRLVDVLRDPKEWV from the exons ATGGCTGCCAGACGGCCTTCCCAGCGCCTTGCTGCGTACCTTGCATCTCCTTCTACACGCTTCCCAAGAACCCAATTCGCTTCTACAAGACGCTGGCTGTCTAGTTCTGCCGGTCCTAAAGCTTCACGAACCTCTTACTTCAACTACTCTCCTCTGTGGCTCGCTGCTGTCGCCCTCGGTACAGTCGCCCCTTTAGCTTACAAGATG GCCGAAATGGAACCTATTAACGCCGACCCCTCCACTCTCGCCGACCGCGATGCCCAGAAGAAGCGAGAGTCTGGCGTCAACGAAGACTCGCCTATGCGTCTGCGCATGGAAAAGTTTATTCGGGAGCAGCAGGCTCTGATTGTCGCTGAGCTCGAGAGAGTTGATGGCAAAAAGTTTCGCAAGGACGAGTGGGAGCGCCCCAATGGCGGCGGTGGCACAACCTGTGTTCTTCAAGAAGGCAACGTCTTCGAGAAGGCTGGTCTTGGCGTGAGTGTCGTCTACGGCTCGCTCCCCAAGCCTGCCATTGAGAAGATGCGCGCAAACCACAAAACCATAGACCCCAACATGGAGTCGATCGACTTCTTCGCTGCAGGCCTCAGCATGGTTCTGCATCCTTACAACCCTATGGCCCCTACGGTCCACCTTAACTACCGATACTTTGAGACAGCCAACCCCGACGGTACATCTCAAGCATGGTGGTTCGGTGGCGGTTGTGATTTGACACCCTCTTACCTCTTCGATGAGGATGCCATTCACTTCCACAAGACGATCAAGGCAGCTTGCGACGCTCACGACAAGGACTACTACCCACGATTCAAGAAGTGGTGCGATGAGTACTTCTACAATAAGCATCGAGGCGAGGCCCGTGGTATTGGTGGCATCTTCTTCGACGACCTCGATGAGACTGAGCGCGATCGCGAGAACACCTTTTCCTTTGTCCAGGACTGCCTCAAAGCCTTCCTGCCCTCTTACATTCCCATCATCGAGAAGCGCAAGGATATGCCCTACACTGAGGCAGAGAAGGATTGGCAGCAGCTGCGCCGTGGCAAGTACGTCGAGTTCAACTTGGTGCACGACCGTGGTACAGCATTTGGCCTGAACACCCCTGGATCAAGGGTCGAGAGTATCCTTATGAGCTTGCCGTTGACGGCTGGCTGGAAGTACATGCATGAGCCTGAGCCTAAGAGCAGGGAGCAGCGCCTGGTTGATGTCCTCAGGGACCCCAAGGAGTGGGTTTGA
- a CDS encoding autophagy-like protein 8 yields the protein MRSKFKDEHPFEKRKAEAERIRQKYSDRIPVICEKVEKSDIATIDKKKYLVPADLTVGQFVYVIRKRIKLSPEKAIFIFVDEVLPPTAALMSSIYEEHKDEDGFLYITYSGENTFGDAWE from the exons ATGCGCAGCAAGTTCAAGGACGAGCATCCCTtcgagaagcgcaaggctgaGGCCGAGCGCATTCGACAGAAGTACTCTGACCGCATTCCC GTTATTTGCGAAAAGGTCGAGAAGAGTGACATCGCGACcatcgacaagaagaagtaCCTTGTCCCCGCCGATTTGACCGTCGGTCAGTTCGTCTACGTCATCCGCAAGCGAATCAAGCTCTCCCCCGAGAAggccatcttcatcttcgttgACGAGGTGCTTCCCCCAACGGCCGCCCTCATGAGCAGCATCTACGAGGAACACAAGGATGAGGACGG TTTCCTATACATTACCTACTCCGGCGAGAACACCTTCGGTGATGCTTGGGAGTAA